In the genome of Fluviispira vulneris, one region contains:
- the cheB gene encoding chemotaxis-specific protein-glutamate methyltransferase CheB produces MQKNENYFMKIIHDIQGLIQVELNNEKIKLASEKIKLRQNVLNFAKIEDYYEYYLQNIDIEVRNLISILTNHTTEFFREPEHFDFLADEIFPEFIKRNKPIRIWSAAASNGKEVYSIAICYLEACYSLGIKYEFIPPIEILGTDIDLLSIEKCENGIYLATEVEKEIGKVLIQKYFDYGKDELRNHVRIKDSVHRLCKFKVHNLLVNPEDFGKFNIILIRNIIIYYKRKEVKNIILSLKNHLENQGYLILGHSESLNGIDVPFTHLKNSIYSLNSETMPDFTKVFIIDDALTVRDFLRKVLTKEENFLLVGEAENPIEAMEILSTLEQQPHVIVLDLNMPKMNGIEYLEFLKDKPHPPIVVMSSINFDEADNGIRCLELGAFDYIEKPKGVHSTKEIISIKNTILEARKSNKEAIFKDKKCFIENKFYNLPKNILKPDLIAIGSSTGGVEALQTILTQIDKNIPPIVIVQHIPEYFSSALANRLNELCNFRVYEGKNKQVLENNCVYLAPGGKQMRIIEERNKLILEVNDTEKINMHKPSIDYLFYSIAQLKLQINICALILTGMGNDGANGLKELYDKNAFTIAQDEESSVVFGMPKEAIALGGVHQVVSLKDIPNILKRIL; encoded by the coding sequence ATGCAAAAAAATGAAAACTATTTCATGAAAATTATTCATGATATTCAAGGATTGATTCAGGTAGAATTAAACAATGAAAAGATAAAACTCGCGTCTGAAAAAATCAAGCTAAGACAGAATGTATTGAATTTTGCAAAAATTGAAGATTATTACGAGTATTATTTGCAAAATATAGATATTGAAGTAAGAAATTTAATATCAATTTTAACGAATCATACAACTGAGTTTTTCCGTGAACCAGAACATTTTGATTTTTTAGCAGATGAAATTTTTCCCGAATTTATAAAAAGAAATAAACCTATTCGCATTTGGTCAGCTGCAGCCTCCAATGGTAAAGAAGTATATTCCATTGCAATTTGCTATTTAGAGGCTTGCTATTCACTTGGTATCAAATATGAATTTATCCCACCAATTGAAATATTGGGCACTGATATTGATTTATTATCTATTGAGAAATGTGAAAATGGAATATATTTAGCTACTGAAGTTGAAAAAGAAATAGGTAAAGTATTGATTCAAAAATATTTTGATTATGGCAAAGATGAGTTAAGAAATCATGTCAGAATAAAAGACAGCGTACATAGATTATGCAAATTTAAAGTACACAATCTTTTAGTAAATCCAGAAGATTTCGGTAAATTTAATATTATTTTAATCCGAAATATTATAATTTATTATAAGCGAAAAGAAGTAAAAAATATAATACTTTCACTCAAAAATCATTTAGAAAACCAGGGATATTTAATATTAGGTCATTCTGAGTCTCTAAATGGCATTGATGTACCCTTTACTCATTTAAAAAACTCTATATATTCATTAAATTCAGAAACAATGCCGGATTTTACAAAGGTTTTTATTATTGATGATGCTTTAACAGTTCGTGATTTTCTGCGAAAAGTTTTAACAAAAGAAGAAAATTTTTTGCTGGTTGGTGAAGCTGAAAATCCAATTGAAGCAATGGAAATACTCAGCACATTAGAGCAACAGCCCCACGTAATTGTTCTTGATTTAAATATGCCCAAAATGAATGGCATCGAATACCTTGAATTTTTAAAAGATAAACCTCACCCCCCTATTGTAGTCATGAGTTCAATAAACTTTGATGAAGCAGATAATGGAATAAGATGTTTAGAATTAGGAGCATTTGATTATATTGAAAAACCCAAAGGAGTTCATTCTACAAAAGAAATAATAAGTATTAAAAACACCATTCTTGAAGCAAGAAAATCAAACAAAGAGGCTATTTTTAAAGATAAAAAATGTTTTATTGAAAATAAGTTCTATAATTTACCTAAAAATATATTAAAACCGGATTTAATTGCAATAGGTTCGTCGACTGGTGGTGTCGAAGCTCTCCAAACTATTTTAACACAAATTGATAAAAATATTCCACCTATTGTTATTGTTCAACATATTCCTGAATATTTCTCTTCGGCTTTAGCAAATAGATTAAACGAATTATGTAATTTCAGAGTTTATGAGGGAAAAAATAAACAAGTATTAGAAAATAACTGTGTTTATTTAGCCCCTGGTGGGAAGCAAATGAGAATAATTGAAGAAAGAAATAAGCTCATTTTAGAAGTAAATGATACAGAAAAAATCAATATGCATAAACCATCTATAGACTATTTATTTTATTCCATTGCCCAATTGAAATTACAAATTAATATTTGCGCTCTAATTTTAACAGGCATGGGAAATGATGGAGCAAATGGCCTTAAAGAATTATATGATAAAAATGCATT
- a CDS encoding methyl-accepting chemotaxis protein: MKNKVWTIRKRLWTLSSLMIILIFCIGVIPFQLNNFYNEKINKFSSEIIPAMNHLTLADMLHDGIRANIFAIVMASESKNHEKIIELAEEEKEFKEKFLNHLNSLNILVLNKKIHDDLKLILIDAKKYTDLSEKIAKLAVAKKAIEAKSNIAPFNEVFKRLEKSIEELTKEVNEFSEKNIKNTNEYGRNSLYFLIAILSIFLSVGILLSKFSIKKLNNSLNSLIIGLNNQSNSIMQRANSSQKSSKELSDMTMKQAAAIQETAASMEEMSSMLTQTSKHSAHNLRISEEGQISAQKGRESISQMLSAMDSIQASNVKLEEISNLIVKIANKTKIINEIVSETRLLSFNASIEAARAGVHGKGFAVVAEEVGKLASMSGSAANEIRELLESSTTEVARVVSDIRERIITGKNISKICEASFDSMTEILFKINEGTKIIVSSTSEQETGMKQTTIAMRQIDEVTQRNSAIGIAQATDSQYLASGIKNISEIILKLRYLIIGNVANDQNDNKKEDNNFPKNNQDNFFSLDSKTDGENKANSELILTDNLPSRNDSRWKA, encoded by the coding sequence ATGAAAAACAAAGTTTGGACTATACGGAAAAGACTCTGGACATTATCATCTCTTATGATAATTTTAATTTTTTGTATAGGAGTTATACCTTTTCAATTAAATAATTTTTACAATGAAAAAATTAATAAATTTTCATCTGAAATCATACCTGCAATGAATCATTTAACTCTTGCTGATATGCTTCATGATGGGATCCGTGCAAATATCTTTGCCATAGTCATGGCTTCCGAATCTAAAAATCACGAGAAAATAATAGAACTTGCAGAAGAAGAAAAAGAATTTAAAGAAAAATTTTTAAACCACTTAAACTCGCTCAATATCTTAGTATTAAATAAAAAAATTCACGATGATTTAAAGCTAATTCTAATTGACGCTAAAAAATACACTGATTTATCCGAAAAAATTGCAAAACTTGCTGTGGCTAAAAAAGCCATAGAAGCTAAAAGTAACATTGCTCCATTTAATGAGGTATTTAAAAGATTAGAAAAATCTATCGAAGAGTTAACTAAAGAAGTTAATGAATTTTCAGAAAAAAATATTAAAAACACCAACGAATACGGAAGGAATTCTTTATATTTTTTAATTGCTATTTTATCTATTTTCTTAAGTGTAGGTATTTTACTTTCTAAGTTTTCTATTAAAAAACTTAATAACAGTTTAAATAGTTTAATTATAGGACTTAATAATCAATCAAATTCTATTATGCAAAGAGCGAATAGCTCACAAAAAAGCTCTAAAGAACTGTCTGATATGACAATGAAACAAGCTGCTGCCATTCAAGAAACAGCTGCAAGCATGGAAGAAATGAGTTCAATGCTGACGCAAACAAGCAAGCATTCAGCACACAACTTGCGAATCTCAGAAGAAGGTCAGATCAGTGCACAAAAAGGAAGAGAGTCGATATCACAAATGCTTTCTGCGATGGATAGTATTCAAGCATCAAACGTAAAATTGGAAGAAATTTCAAATCTTATTGTTAAAATAGCCAATAAAACTAAAATAATTAACGAAATCGTCTCAGAAACGCGACTTCTTTCGTTTAATGCTTCAATTGAAGCCGCTCGAGCTGGTGTGCATGGCAAAGGCTTTGCTGTTGTAGCAGAGGAAGTTGGAAAATTGGCATCAATGAGTGGTTCAGCTGCGAACGAAATAAGAGAATTACTTGAGTCTTCAACCACAGAAGTTGCGCGTGTGGTTTCTGATATTCGTGAGCGAATTATAACTGGAAAAAATATTTCAAAAATATGCGAAGCTTCATTTGATAGCATGACTGAAATTTTGTTTAAAATAAATGAAGGAACGAAAATTATAGTCTCATCAACGAGTGAACAAGAAACAGGAATGAAACAAACAACGATTGCTATGCGACAAATAGATGAAGTAACTCAGCGGAATAGCGCAATAGGAATAGCCCAAGCTACAGATAGTCAATATTTGGCAAGCGGAATAAAAAACATAAGTGAAATAATTTTAAAATTAAGATATTTAATCATTGGTAATGTAGCCAATGATCAGAATGATAATAAGAAAGAAGATAATAATTTTCCAAAGAATAATCAGGATAATTTTTTCTCGTTAGATAGCAAAACTGATGGAGAAAATAAAGCCAATAGTGAACTTATATTAACAGATAATTTACCGAGCAGAAATGACTCTAGATGGAAAGCATAG
- a CDS encoding chemotaxis protein CheW, which yields MEYNEEIEENKYLIFKLLNEDYACNLLQIKEVIKSNNIKPVPFMVPYFKGIINLRGKILSIIDFRIKVSPVFNDEGNKGIILVVESKDLSLGVIVDDLVSVQTINKEEIQQNNEMKYSIDNKFIIGNYILKEGLVTIIDLASSISEEELKAIKENENLNISVNL from the coding sequence ATGGAATACAATGAAGAAATTGAAGAGAACAAATACTTAATTTTTAAATTATTGAACGAAGACTATGCATGTAATTTACTACAAATTAAAGAAGTAATTAAATCAAACAATATAAAACCAGTACCTTTTATGGTTCCTTATTTTAAAGGAATCATTAATTTAAGAGGGAAGATATTAAGCATAATTGACTTTAGAATTAAAGTTTCACCTGTGTTCAATGATGAAGGAAATAAAGGTATTATTTTAGTTGTTGAAAGCAAAGATTTAAGTTTAGGTGTCATTGTTGATGATTTAGTTTCTGTTCAAACAATAAATAAAGAAGAAATACAACAAAATAATGAAATGAAATATTCAATTGATAATAAATTTATTATTGGTAACTATATTTTAAAAGAAGGCTTAGTCACAATTATAGATTTAGCATCATCAATAAGCGAAGAGGAATTAAAAGCAATTAAAGAAAATGAAAATTTAAATATTTCAGTAAATTTATAA
- a CDS encoding chemotaxis protein CheA, translating to MNINVEAQFINIFIEEAIENLAFWEATCLNINIANEQESIAQLFRIAHNLKGSSASVGLKQLTDYIHKVEELLTLIKNNEIKFAANILNLFFEIHSFTQEWILSIKENPNFIHSNLIDNINNISIFLKSKESINTFSKGFEIFEEFTDSSKTEEVNTLTKINETKKIDAEKNKKINIDEYLKVNVSKLDNIINYIGEVVIDQNILKQISLTKSLPQEVKNTISQMDKNIQELQNITLSLRMMSLEQQFQKMNRIVRDLSVKQQKKINFETFGSDVELDKVIVDKLTDPLTHLIRNAIDHGIESKEDRINKNKPIECAIELRAMQEEGNVKILLKDDGKGLDEAKILNKAIEKGIIEAKNNLTKSEIHRLIFKPGFSTKEEVSDISGRGVGLDVVNNVISELKGSIEIETEIDKGTTFIISLPSSLSIIKGLIFKSNRQLFVIPESQISEIIDHKKFKIETRLNGSEVFTLRNEIIPIISLNKILNANEIELNLEAENNGILIQHLGKKFSFQVDEIINTQTIVLKKLSQELIGIPGVIATTVLGNGEPALVLNLSQLVNIWSYHGIQ from the coding sequence GTGAATATCAATGTTGAAGCTCAATTTATAAATATATTTATAGAAGAAGCTATCGAAAATTTAGCCTTTTGGGAAGCGACTTGTTTAAATATCAATATAGCGAATGAGCAAGAATCCATTGCTCAACTATTTCGAATTGCACACAATCTTAAAGGATCCTCAGCATCTGTTGGATTAAAACAACTTACTGATTATATTCATAAAGTCGAAGAACTTTTAACACTAATAAAAAATAATGAAATAAAATTTGCAGCAAATATTTTAAATCTTTTTTTTGAAATTCATTCTTTTACTCAAGAATGGATTTTATCAATTAAAGAAAACCCAAATTTCATTCATAGCAACTTAATTGATAATATTAATAATATATCCATATTTTTAAAGAGTAAAGAAAGTATAAATACGTTCTCTAAAGGATTTGAAATATTCGAAGAATTTACAGATTCAAGCAAAACTGAAGAAGTAAACACTTTAACAAAAATAAATGAAACTAAAAAAATTGATGCTGAGAAAAATAAAAAAATCAATATTGATGAATATTTAAAAGTGAATGTAAGCAAACTTGATAATATAATCAATTATATCGGAGAAGTCGTTATCGACCAAAATATTTTAAAGCAAATTTCATTAACAAAATCCCTCCCACAAGAAGTTAAAAATACGATTTCCCAAATGGATAAAAATATCCAAGAATTACAAAATATTACACTTTCTTTAAGAATGATGTCCCTTGAACAGCAATTTCAGAAAATGAACAGAATTGTAAGAGATCTTTCGGTAAAGCAACAGAAAAAAATAAACTTTGAAACATTTGGTTCTGATGTGGAATTAGATAAAGTGATTGTAGATAAATTAACAGATCCATTAACTCATTTGATTAGAAATGCAATTGACCATGGAATTGAAAGCAAAGAAGATCGGATAAATAAAAATAAGCCAATAGAATGTGCAATTGAATTAAGAGCAATGCAAGAAGAAGGAAATGTCAAAATTCTTTTAAAAGATGATGGAAAAGGGCTTGATGAAGCTAAAATATTAAACAAAGCAATTGAAAAAGGAATTATTGAAGCCAAAAATAATTTAACAAAAAGTGAAATTCATAGGCTCATATTTAAACCTGGCTTTTCAACTAAAGAGGAAGTTTCTGATATTTCTGGTAGAGGTGTTGGACTTGATGTAGTTAATAATGTAATTTCAGAGCTAAAAGGAAGTATTGAAATAGAAACTGAAATTGATAAAGGAACGACATTTATTATTTCACTTCCCTCATCCTTATCAATTATCAAAGGTTTAATATTTAAGTCAAATAGACAGCTTTTTGTCATCCCTGAATCACAAATATCTGAAATTATAGATCATAAGAAATTTAAAATTGAAACACGGTTGAATGGAAGTGAAGTTTTTACACTAAGAAATGAAATTATTCCTATAATATCATTAAATAAAATTTTAAATGCAAACGAAATAGAATTAAATTTAGAAGCTGAAAATAATGGTATATTAATCCAACATCTCGGCAAGAAATTTTCCTTTCAAGTGGATGAAATTATCAATACTCAAACAATTGTTCTCAAAAAATTATCACAAGAACTTATAGGGATTCCTGGGGTAATTGCAACAACTGTCTTAGGAAATGGAGAACCAGCATTAGTTCTTAATCTAAGTCAATTAGTGAATATTTGGAGTTATCATGGAATACAATGA
- a CDS encoding YdeI/OmpD-associated family protein translates to MKKVFQEITPKSRADFRDWLKKNHEQKESIWVVIFKISSPNSNLNAVDVAEEALCFGWIDSVPRKLDEYRYKLLVSQRKPLSTWSAINKKRVKALIAKGLMTKYGLEKIKIAKKNGAWTMLNSSDRFEVPSVLEKRLKRNKKAYEFYQSMAPSSKRIILEWINSAKTDETRNKRIKETVQLAAKGIRANHYVDLKKLKNNK, encoded by the coding sequence ATGAAAAAGGTATTTCAAGAAATCACTCCAAAATCAAGAGCTGACTTTAGAGATTGGCTGAAAAAAAATCATGAACAAAAGGAAAGTATTTGGGTTGTTATATTTAAAATTTCCAGTCCTAATTCAAATCTCAATGCAGTCGACGTTGCTGAGGAGGCTCTGTGTTTTGGTTGGATCGACAGCGTCCCACGAAAGCTAGATGAGTACAGATATAAATTGCTTGTTTCTCAAAGAAAGCCATTAAGCACTTGGTCTGCCATAAATAAAAAGCGTGTGAAAGCGTTAATTGCTAAAGGATTAATGACAAAATATGGTCTTGAAAAAATAAAAATAGCTAAAAAAAATGGCGCTTGGACAATGCTCAATTCTTCAGATCGATTTGAAGTTCCGAGTGTATTGGAAAAACGACTTAAACGGAACAAGAAAGCTTATGAGTTTTATCAGTCAATGGCTCCGTCATCAAAACGAATAATACTTGAATGGATTAATTCTGCTAAGACAGATGAAACTAGAAATAAACGCATAAAAGAAACAGTGCAGCTGGCTGCTAAAGGCATTCGCGCAAATCACTATGTTGATCTAAAGAAGTTAAAAAATAATAAATAG
- a CDS encoding GAF domain-containing protein has protein sequence MSFVFESNLQLIEMNYDEFLDMYKNFLSYEKDWLANLSNTCALLNNFLTNINWVGFYLLKHEELVLGPFQGKIACTRIAYGKGVCGTAIKHLKTMRVDDVHNFAGHIACDSASRSEIVIPLFRNNNPRTKENLIGVLDIDSPNLDRFSQQDAEKLEELVGILCEKTQWPEVFA, from the coding sequence ATGAGTTTTGTCTTTGAATCAAATTTACAGTTAATCGAAATGAATTATGATGAGTTTCTCGATATGTATAAAAATTTCTTAAGTTATGAAAAGGATTGGCTCGCAAATCTATCAAACACCTGCGCACTATTAAATAACTTTTTAACCAACATCAATTGGGTTGGATTTTATCTATTAAAACATGAAGAATTGGTTCTCGGACCTTTCCAAGGAAAAATTGCCTGCACACGCATTGCTTATGGCAAAGGGGTCTGTGGAACAGCAATTAAACATTTAAAAACGATGCGGGTAGATGATGTTCATAATTTCGCAGGTCATATCGCTTGTGACAGTGCTTCACGCTCAGAAATTGTTATTCCTCTGTTTCGCAATAATAACCCAAGAACAAAAGAAAATCTTATTGGAGTTTTGGATATCGATAGCCCAAACTTAGATCGTTTTTCACAGCAGGATGCCGAAAAACTCGAAGAATTAGTGGGAATATTATGTGAAAAAACTCAATGGCCTGAGGTTTTCGCTTAA
- a CDS encoding IucA/IucC family protein, with the protein MNRNHAKRTILSKLFQAFVREAVFKKEKMKVCKVDNSIEINLTNNEKLIALIDSFDSFERFDLLSDIQYISQQGVQNINHPLEFLALVKKELLNEIHISEKNFLHFCQEIENSLTNLILAEISYELIKYEYQKSSNESDVKSSIEWIQLQKNINKQFSILSFYEQCVIQGHPLHPSAKTKIGFDIDELMTYSPEWRNIVDLEIIAVKKSHCKVTLLEGYAFSDLLFKEYPDFLEKIKEELSIKGVDYSNYDFIPVHPWQRKHSIIPKFKDQIAEFKIIPLNSVKIPSLSMVSLRSFAPMQSVEHKRHHIKTTINLLTPSDFGLLSTKATEYAPRISKMLQSIQRDLKSFQNGQFRIQAEVSGVSFIEYSDKYIKAEKDELSENLSCLLRENPENYLKENEICLPAAALLEKSPINGKSIITEFISDYIDKYQYLIIEKAAKSFFKKYISLAIPPLLTLLSRYGLSLSAHLQNCVPVFSKGEPIAFFVRDFSQIRINKERLEKQNFTLNLVSEDANLFCKNACALHKNLFYSFFQNNIGEIIIELHKNYSISEKELWDEVKSVCQETFAELKMDPLIELQASEDEEDLFKDTIQMKAVTKMRLNGGKSEYLFVGIQNPMCDAEK; encoded by the coding sequence ATGAATAGAAATCATGCCAAAAGAACAATATTAAGTAAACTATTTCAAGCATTTGTGCGTGAAGCTGTTTTTAAAAAAGAAAAGATGAAAGTTTGTAAAGTTGATAATAGCATTGAAATTAATTTAACGAATAATGAGAAACTGATTGCATTGATCGATTCATTTGATTCATTTGAACGGTTTGATCTCCTCAGCGATATTCAGTACATATCCCAGCAAGGAGTACAAAATATCAATCATCCCCTCGAGTTTCTTGCCTTGGTGAAAAAAGAACTACTAAATGAGATTCATATTTCAGAAAAGAATTTTCTTCATTTCTGTCAAGAAATCGAAAATAGTTTAACAAATCTTATTTTAGCAGAAATATCATATGAATTAATTAAATACGAATATCAGAAATCTTCAAATGAAAGCGATGTGAAGTCAAGCATTGAGTGGATTCAATTACAAAAAAATATTAATAAACAATTTAGCATTCTCTCTTTTTATGAGCAATGTGTGATCCAGGGCCATCCTTTGCATCCAAGCGCAAAAACAAAAATTGGTTTTGATATCGATGAATTAATGACGTATTCGCCTGAATGGAGAAATATCGTTGACCTCGAAATAATAGCAGTCAAAAAATCTCATTGCAAAGTTACGTTATTAGAAGGTTATGCTTTTTCAGATTTATTGTTTAAGGAATACCCAGACTTTTTAGAAAAAATAAAAGAAGAATTGTCTATAAAAGGAGTTGATTATAGTAATTATGATTTCATACCTGTGCATCCTTGGCAGCGCAAGCACTCAATTATACCAAAATTTAAAGATCAAATAGCTGAATTCAAAATAATTCCCCTTAATTCTGTGAAAATACCTTCTTTATCTATGGTTTCTTTACGTTCATTTGCTCCAATGCAGAGTGTTGAGCACAAACGTCATCATATTAAAACCACAATAAATCTATTAACCCCGAGTGATTTTGGCTTGCTTTCTACCAAAGCTACGGAATATGCGCCGAGAATTTCTAAAATGCTTCAATCTATACAACGTGATTTAAAATCATTTCAAAATGGTCAATTTAGAATTCAGGCAGAAGTTTCAGGTGTTAGTTTTATTGAATATTCTGATAAATATATTAAAGCTGAAAAAGATGAATTGAGTGAAAATCTGAGCTGTCTATTAAGAGAAAATCCTGAAAATTATTTAAAAGAAAACGAAATCTGTTTGCCTGCTGCAGCTTTATTAGAAAAGTCTCCGATCAATGGGAAAAGTATTATCACTGAGTTTATTTCTGATTATATTGATAAATATCAGTATCTTATAATTGAAAAGGCAGCAAAATCTTTTTTTAAGAAATATATTTCTTTAGCAATTCCTCCTCTTTTAACTTTATTAAGCCGTTATGGTTTAAGTTTATCAGCTCATTTACAAAATTGTGTTCCTGTTTTTTCAAAAGGAGAGCCGATCGCGTTTTTTGTCAGAGATTTTTCACAAATTCGAATTAATAAAGAAAGATTGGAAAAGCAAAATTTTACTTTGAATTTAGTAAGCGAAGATGCGAATCTATTTTGTAAAAATGCATGCGCATTGCATAAAAATTTATTTTATTCATTCTTTCAAAACAATATTGGTGAAATCATTATTGAGTTGCATAAAAACTATTCTATTTCCGAAAAAGAATTATGGGATGAAGTAAAAAGTGTATGTCAAGAAACGTTTGCAGAATTGAAGATGGATCCGCTGATCGAACTTCAGGCGAGTGAAGATGAAGAAGATCTTTTTAAAGACACCATTCAAATGAAAGCTGTGACCAAAATGCGCTTAAATGGTGGGAAAAGTGAGTATCTTTTTGTTGGAATTCAAAACCCTATGTGTGATGCTGAAAAGTAA
- a CDS encoding alpha/beta fold hydrolase translates to MHPYRCAHFQIYEYTPSQSKKIEKALFFAHANGVPAQTYRALFEKMAESLNWLIVTYDMRGIGKTKAPAKLIKDRPSEWIWDILIADHIELFQKIKKQKADDLIWIFGGHSLGAWISLLSAKSLQIDKLYLLDPPILPPKIILKWSLVSLLKLKHLSTLAKRVKKRKIKFSSIDNAFQEFKKSSFMKKWSDETILDYINGSFAENEDNIQLIHDPNWEGIMFEEYPATAAFGFLKLPFKLRNKLTPIFFVGENSDTCYPLAKKWVQLFFPKLTWVIIPKGTHMYPIEMPDELILTFQHHT, encoded by the coding sequence ATGCATCCATACAGATGTGCTCATTTTCAAATTTATGAATACACCCCTTCCCAAAGTAAGAAAATTGAAAAGGCTCTGTTTTTTGCCCATGCGAATGGTGTACCCGCACAAACCTACCGAGCACTCTTCGAAAAAATGGCTGAAAGTTTAAATTGGCTCATTGTCACTTACGACATGCGTGGCATCGGGAAAACCAAAGCACCTGCAAAATTAATAAAGGACAGGCCCTCTGAATGGATTTGGGATATATTAATTGCAGATCATATCGAGCTCTTTCAGAAAATTAAAAAACAAAAAGCAGATGATCTTATTTGGATCTTTGGTGGCCACAGTCTGGGTGCATGGATTTCTTTGCTCTCAGCAAAATCGCTACAGATAGATAAACTTTATCTTCTCGATCCTCCGATATTACCGCCAAAAATCATTTTAAAATGGAGTCTTGTGAGTTTATTAAAACTAAAACACTTAAGCACACTGGCTAAACGTGTCAAAAAAAGGAAGATAAAGTTTAGTTCAATAGATAATGCTTTTCAAGAATTTAAAAAAAGCTCATTTATGAAAAAATGGAGTGATGAAACAATACTTGATTATATAAACGGAAGTTTTGCCGAAAATGAGGACAATATTCAACTTATCCACGATCCAAATTGGGAGGGTATTATGTTTGAAGAATATCCTGCAACCGCTGCTTTTGGATTTTTAAAACTTCCTTTTAAACTCCGCAATAAGCTCACTCCCATCTTTTTTGTAGGTGAAAACAGCGATACTTGCTATCCATTGGCTAAAAAATGGGTACAATTATTTTTTCCAAAACTCACTTGGGTCATTATCCCTAAAGGGACACACATGTATCCTATCGAAATGCCCGATGAACTCATTCTTACTTTTCAGCATCACACATAG